The Longimicrobium sp. genome includes the window CGTAGTTGGGAATTCCGTGACTTCAGAGAAGTAGGTTTGACGAACACAGAATCAGTTCGTGGCGGAATGGTATACGCCAGTCTCTTGATGTTACTTGGTATTACGTTCTCTATTCGATTCTTTCTTCTATATCCGCCGACTGTCCGTCAGAACTGGCTTGTACTACAGCTTTTTATCTACAGCGTGGCTGGCTGGCTCCTTGGACTGGCAGCTAGCCTCGAGCCCACGCGACGCCTACTGGGAAGAGCAACGGCTACATACATTCGAATACTGAAGCGTGTTTTTAGCAAACTCACTAAGGGATAGAATAGAATCAGTTTCGCTGGCGCGATAGGTTCAATCTGTCGCTGGACCCGGTGACGGCTTTGGCGTACCACGACGAGACGCTGCCGGCCAAGGGCGCCAAGGTGGCCCATTTCTGCAGCACGTGCGGCCCCAAGTTCTGCTCGATGAAGAACACCCAAGACGTGCGCGACTACCGCGGCGAAGCAGGCAGAGGTCGATGCGGGATGCAGGAGAAGAGTGGCGAGTTCCGCGAGAGGGGCGGGGAAGTGTACTTGCCGGCGGTGGGACAGGAGCCGGTTACGATTGGTTGATTGTCGGGATAAGCGATATTTCTAAGTAGGTAGTCCTAAGTGCTGAGTGCTGAGTCCTAAGTTGCCGGATCGGATATCGTCTGTGCAGTTCAGCACTTAGCACTTAGCACTCAAGACCTGAAAGTCGACAGAACTTCTGAGCACTTACTTAGGAACTCAGTCCTGGACGTTGGTATGAGCCCGAAACCGGCTTTAAGTAACGCGACTACGTTGTGGGTGGTCCATATCGGCAACGACGACCGGATTGCGCTTCGCGCCCGTGAGGAGGGTTTTGTCTGTATCGGTTGGACGGCGATGGGCGACCTGTCGCCGTACGACACTCGTCCTAAGATGCGGGCCGCGATGGAGCAGGCGTATCCGAACTGGAGCCCGAAGACGGTCAGCTCCTCGTATGGTCAGACGTACCGGTTTGCGCACGAAATGAAAGTGGGCGACCCAATCGTGTTCCCGGTCCGTCCCACAGCGGAGATCGCAATAGGGAGGATCGCTGGACCGTACAGCTGGTCCAGCGACCCCGACCTCGCCGCGAACGATTACAACAACGTCCGACCTGTCAGCTGGCTGAAGATTGTTCCGAGAACTGCCTTCTCGCAGGCGGCCCTACACAGTTTCGGATCTTTTCTCTCTGTTAGCACCTCCGACGACTATCTCGAAGAGGTGCAGACCGTCCTCGCCAGAGACATGGCGACGACGGAACTGGTGCCTGGACCGGCCGAGGAACCGGAGACGGAGGAGGAGGCTGGCGCCGGTCTCAATCTGTACGAGACCGCGCGCCAGGAGACAGAGGATTTCCTTCTCAAAGCTTGGCAGCGGACGGGGGCGGACTTCGAACACGTTGTCGCCGGGCTGTTTGAGGCGCTAGGGTACACGGCTACCGTGACACCGCGTAGCGGTGATCATGGCGTAGACGTCATCGCGCACCCCGACCCGCTCGGTCTCGAGCGGCCGTACATCAAAATTCAGGTGAAGAGCGGCACGGGCACCATCGGTGAGCCCGAGGTGAACCAGCTCCGCGGTCTGCTTCACCTGGAGGAGCAGGGCGTGTTTGTATCACTAGGCAAGTTCACTCCCGCTGCTCATGCCATAGAACGCAACAGCAGGAATCTCACCCTGATTGGTCCGAAGCAGTTCGTGAAGCTGTTCTTGGATCATTACGAGAAACTCGACGCGACTTGGAAGGCGAAATTCCCACTAAAAAAGGTCTACGTTCCTTTCAGCTAGAGATCCTCGAGTTGGGCCGCGGGCGTTCCCCCGGGCGGGTTACCCATCCGCCCGCAACGCCTCGGTCGGCTCGACGCGGAGGGCGCGGCGGGTGGGGATGCAGGCGAGCAGGCACACCCCCAGCATGAGCGCCGCGTACCCCACGAATCCCGCGGCTCCCTCCGGCGACACCGCTCCCCGGCTCGCGAGCAGCAGCGAGGCGGCCACCACCCCACCTCCGGCGGCGACGCCCAGGCCCACCTGCGTGAGCGGCCGCCGGAAGATCGCCAGGACCACGCGCCGCGCGTCGGCGCCCAGCGCCACGCGGATGCCGATCTCGCGCGTGCGGCGCGCCACGGTGAACGACATCACCGCGTAGATCCCCGCCAGCGAGAGGAGCACGGCCACCGAGACCGCCAGCACGGTGAGCTGGAAGAGGAACGCCAGCCAGCGCAGGTCGCCTGCGTGGATCTCGTCCAGGGGGACGAGGTCGTGGAGCCGGAGCGCCGGGTCGACCGCGGCGGCGAGCGCCTGGAGCCGCGGCGCGAACGACTCCGGCTCGCCCCGCACGTGCACGGCCAGGTGCACCGGGCCCGCAGCGCCCGGCGCCACGGGGTGGTAGAGCCCCGCGCCTTCGCCGGGGGCGCCGCCGGCCGTCATCCCCAGGTCGCCGACCACGCCGACGATCTCGTACCACGGGCCCGGCTCCCCGTCCGGGGTCCGGGGCTCCGCGTAGCGCACCCGCCGGCCGACCGGGTTGCGGCCCCCGAGGACCCGGGCGACGAACGACCGGTTGGCGACGACCACGCGCGCGCCGGGCGCCAGGTCGCCGGAGTGGAAGGCGCGTCCGGCGGAGACCGGCGCGCCCAGCGCCTCGAAGTAATTCGCCGCGACCGACGCGCTCCCCACGCACTCCGTCCCCGCGCGGCCGCAGGGGCCGGCGGCGGACTCCGGGGGCGGCGCCCCGGCGCCCTCCACCTCGACCCGGCGGGGCACGCCGCGCATCCCGGGGAGGACGTCCGCGAAGGTGACCCCGGACACGGCGGGGTCGGCCGCGAGGCGCCGCTCCAGCTCCCCGTACGCCGCGGCGAACCGCGCGGCGAAGACCGCCGGGGAGGTGTCGGCGGGCGCGGCCTCGCGGTCCAGCTCCAGCCGGGCGGAAAGGTACTCCCCCGCCGGGAAGCCGAAGTCGAGCGACCGGAGCCGCCCCGCGTCGCGCTGGATGAAGAAGGCGTGCACGGGGACGGCGACGGTGACGGCCACCTGGACGACGATCACCGCGGTCCAGATCCCCCCGAGGCGAAGGCCCCCTCCCCCCGCCGACGACTGCCGGAGGCGCGCCCCCAGCCCGCGCGTCACCTTGAGCGCGGGGAGGACGCCCGCGATCGCCGCGCCGAGAAGCGTCAGCAGGGCGGCGTAGAGGACGGTCGCGGGCGAGAGATCGAAGCGGAGCCAGAGCGGGAACTCGCCCCCGACCAGCGCCTTCAGCGCGCCCAGCCCCCAGCGCAGGACGAGCGCGGCGGCCGCGAGCCCGGCGGCGGCCGCCACGGCGCCGAGCACCAGCGCTTCGGCGAAGAGCTGCGCCACGATCCGGCGCCGGCTCGCCCCCAGGGCGCTGCGCACCGCGAGCTCGGCCTCGCGGCTGGCCGCCCGCGCGAAGAGCAGGAGCGCCACGTTGGCGCACACCAGCCCCAGGAGGAGCACCAGCAGCAGGTTGCTCGACATCAGCGCCGCGGACTCGGCCGGCGACAGCCCCAGGACAGCCGCGCGTACGGCATCACCCGGGGCCGCAGGTGCCGGTGCGTGTCCGGGTGGTCGGCGGCCGCGCGCCGGCCCAGCGCGGACAGCTCCGCCTGCGCCTCCTCCAGCGCCACGCCGGGGGCGAGCCGGCCGAAGACGCCGTCCAGCTCGGGTCCCGCGCCCCGCGCGTAGTCCAGCGGGTCCAGCCGGAGCGGGACCCACAGGCCCTGGGCCGCGGGGAAGACGAACTCCCCCGGCATCACGCCGACCACCGTGGCCCGCGCGCTCCCCAGCCGCACCGTCCGCCCGACCACGGCGGGGTCGCCCCCGAAGCGCGCCCGCCACGTGTCGTACGCCAGCACGGCCACCGGCGGCGCCCCCGCGCGCTCGTCGGCGTCCGCGAGCGCGCGGCCCAGCAGCGGTGAGACGCGCGCCACCCGGAACGCCGACGCGCTGACCTCCGCCACGGCGACGGGCTCGCCCCGGCCTCCGTTCCCGGCGACCAGGTTGCGCTCGAGGACCCGGAAGGCGCCCAGCTCCTGGACCGACGCGACCTCCGCGCGCCAGGCCGCGAAGTCGTGCAGCACCCGCGGCTCCGCGCGCCCGGCGGCCGCGTCCCAGCTCTGGATCGCCACGATGCGGCCGCCGCCCGGGAGCGGGAGCTTCGGGTACGCCATTTTGCCCACGAACTCGAAGGCGGCGGCGCCGAGGGCGATCGCGAACGCCATCGCCAGGCCGCCCACCAGGGTGAGCCCCGGGTACTTGAGCAGCATCCGGAAGCCGAGCCGGAAGTCCAGCGACATCCCCGTCACCCACCCGAGCGTCCGGGCGTCGCGCACCTCCTCCTTGAACTTCTCCACGCCGCCGAAGGCGAGCGCCGCCTGCCGCCGCGCCTTTTCCGGGCTCATCCCCGCGCGCAGGTTCTTGCGCGTCTCCATCTCCAGGTGGAACGCCAGCTCCTCGTCCAGCTCGCTCTCCACCGCGTCCCGGCGCAGCAGCGCCCGCAGGCGCTTCCTCCAGCGCTTGGTCCAGCCCATGGGATCGCTCCGTCAGGTGGTGCGGAGGATGAGGTCGACCATCTCGACGTAGCGGCGCCAGCTCTCCGCCTCCTCACCCAGCGCGCGGCGCCCGGCGGGGGTGAGCTCGTAGTACCTGGCCCGGCGGTTCTGCTCGGTGGCCCTCCACTCGCTGTCGATCCAGCCCTTCTCCTCCAGCCGCTGCAGCGCGGGGTAGAGCGAGCCCTGCCCCACCCGCAGCGCCTCGCGGGAGAGCTGCTCCAGGCGCTGCGCGATCGCCCAGCCGTGCATCGGCTCCAGCGAGAGCGCCTTCAGGATCAGCAGGTCGAGCGTGCCGCGCAGGACGTCGTTCGGCGCGGAGGGGGAGTTCGATACGGGCGGGGACATGGAACCTCCGGAGGAGTGCTGTCGGATTTCGACACGAGTATAGGCGCGGCTATTGTCGAAAGTCAACAACAGACCGTCGGCGGGATTGATACCAGATTGCCGAGCATTGTTCTGGTTCCGAACAGATTGGGAATCACACAGAGGACACAGAGAACACGGAG containing:
- a CDS encoding ABC transporter permease, with the translated sequence MGWTKRWRKRLRALLRRDAVESELDEELAFHLEMETRKNLRAGMSPEKARRQAALAFGGVEKFKEEVRDARTLGWVTGMSLDFRLGFRMLLKYPGLTLVGGLAMAFAIALGAAAFEFVGKMAYPKLPLPGGGRIVAIQSWDAAAGRAEPRVLHDFAAWRAEVASVQELGAFRVLERNLVAGNGGRGEPVAVAEVSASAFRVARVSPLLGRALADADERAGAPPVAVLAYDTWRARFGGDPAVVGRTVRLGSARATVVGVMPGEFVFPAAQGLWVPLRLDPLDYARGAGPELDGVFGRLAPGVALEEAQAELSALGRRAAADHPDTHRHLRPRVMPYARLSWGCRRPSPRR
- a CDS encoding PadR family transcriptional regulator; amino-acid sequence: MSPPVSNSPSAPNDVLRGTLDLLILKALSLEPMHGWAIAQRLEQLSREALRVGQGSLYPALQRLEEKGWIDSEWRATEQNRRARYYELTPAGRRALGEEAESWRRYVEMVDLILRTT
- a CDS encoding FtsX-like permease family protein; the encoded protein is MSSNLLLVLLLGLVCANVALLLFARAASREAELAVRSALGASRRRIVAQLFAEALVLGAVAAAAGLAAAALVLRWGLGALKALVGGEFPLWLRFDLSPATVLYAALLTLLGAAIAGVLPALKVTRGLGARLRQSSAGGGGLRLGGIWTAVIVVQVAVTVAVPVHAFFIQRDAGRLRSLDFGFPAGEYLSARLELDREAAPADTSPAVFAARFAAAYGELERRLAADPAVSGVTFADVLPGMRGVPRRVEVEGAGAPPPESAAGPCGRAGTECVGSASVAANYFEALGAPVSAGRAFHSGDLAPGARVVVANRSFVARVLGGRNPVGRRVRYAEPRTPDGEPGPWYEIVGVVGDLGMTAGGAPGEGAGLYHPVAPGAAGPVHLAVHVRGEPESFAPRLQALAAAVDPALRLHDLVPLDEIHAGDLRWLAFLFQLTVLAVSVAVLLSLAGIYAVMSFTVARRTREIGIRVALGADARRVVLAIFRRPLTQVGLGVAAGGGVVAASLLLASRGAVSPEGAAGFVGYAALMLGVCLLACIPTRRALRVEPTEALRADG
- a CDS encoding restriction endonuclease gives rise to the protein MSPKPALSNATTLWVVHIGNDDRIALRAREEGFVCIGWTAMGDLSPYDTRPKMRAAMEQAYPNWSPKTVSSSYGQTYRFAHEMKVGDPIVFPVRPTAEIAIGRIAGPYSWSSDPDLAANDYNNVRPVSWLKIVPRTAFSQAALHSFGSFLSVSTSDDYLEEVQTVLARDMATTELVPGPAEEPETEEEAGAGLNLYETARQETEDFLLKAWQRTGADFEHVVAGLFEALGYTATVTPRSGDHGVDVIAHPDPLGLERPYIKIQVKSGTGTIGEPEVNQLRGLLHLEEQGVFVSLGKFTPAAHAIERNSRNLTLIGPKQFVKLFLDHYEKLDATWKAKFPLKKVYVPFS